One part of the Bacteroidota bacterium genome encodes these proteins:
- a CDS encoding LytTR family DNA-binding domain-containing protein, with protein MIKAIIVEDEVLAREKLRFFLEDFPNISVVDECGDAVSALEAIKKHKPDLIFLDIQLPGISGMELIRSITKNSPGVIFTTAFDNYAIEAFDFRTLGYLLKPFDRQRFRTTMLKALEKLGGTPSSPSPAGKIPVKKEGDKGKFILLDTNEINNIQSNGNTILIHTDTSLFTMQSTLDSMEKLLGDKQFMRVHRTAIVNREKIVEIENLSNNEYQLKLKNGKKIWTGRKYAAAIQTLLKI; from the coding sequence ATGATTAAAGCAATAATTGTGGAAGATGAAGTGCTCGCACGCGAAAAACTCAGGTTTTTTCTTGAAGACTTCCCCAATATTTCAGTCGTGGATGAGTGCGGTGATGCAGTTTCGGCTCTTGAAGCGATAAAAAAACACAAACCCGATTTGATTTTTCTTGACATCCAGCTCCCCGGCATTTCAGGGATGGAATTGATCCGCTCGATTACCAAAAATTCGCCCGGAGTTATTTTCACAACTGCATTCGACAATTATGCAATTGAGGCATTCGATTTCCGCACTCTCGGGTATCTGCTGAAACCGTTTGACAGGCAAAGATTCAGAACCACGATGCTGAAGGCTCTTGAAAAACTCGGGGGGACTCCCTCCTCACCTTCTCCTGCCGGCAAAATTCCCGTAAAAAAAGAGGGTGACAAAGGAAAATTTATACTTCTCGACACGAATGAGATTAATAATATCCAGTCAAACGGTAATACAATACTGATTCATACCGATACTTCCCTCTTTACCATGCAATCCACACTCGATTCAATGGAAAAACTCCTCGGCGATAAACAATTCATGAGAGTTCATCGCACTGCAATCGTGAACAGGGAAAAAATCGTCGAAATAGAAAATCTCTCGAATAACGAATATCAACTGAAACTGAAAAACGGAAAGAAAATCTGGACAGGGAGAAAATATGCCGCTGCAATTCAGACACTCCTAAAAATTTAG
- a CDS encoding sodium:alanine symporter family protein — protein sequence MEILNTIESSVKAAAGFVWGWPLIILLFGTHLYLTVRTGFIQKYIFKAIKISFQKDEGAAGDVSQFGALATALAATIGTGNIVGVSTAIVAGGPGAVLWMWLTGIFGIATKYSEALLSVKYRVHTESGYAGGPMYVLERGLKMKWLGVIFAALTAIAAFGIGNMVQANSIAHLSSDTLGINPHIAGVVMALFTALVILGGIKSIAKVCEALVPFMAIIYIIGCVTLLIVNFSTLGDTFINIFESAFTGNAAIGGFAGAAMKEVVKAGISRGLFSNESGLGSAPIVAAAAQTRNPVRQALVSSTGTFWDTVVVCALTGLVVVNSGFWTEKGLNGSALTSEAFGHVGIIGPIFLTFSLLTFVFSTILGWSYYGEKAAEYLFGEKILLPYRILWVIFVYVGSVQTLDLVWDFADLANGLMAIPNIISLIMLTKILKSETEKYINEVE from the coding sequence ATGGAAATCCTGAACACTATTGAATCCTCTGTTAAGGCAGCAGCCGGATTCGTCTGGGGATGGCCCCTTATCATTTTGCTGTTTGGCACTCACTTGTATCTGACCGTAAGAACGGGATTTATCCAAAAATACATCTTTAAGGCGATCAAAATCTCCTTTCAGAAAGATGAAGGAGCTGCTGGTGATGTCAGTCAGTTCGGTGCCCTTGCTACAGCTCTTGCAGCCACCATCGGAACGGGTAATATCGTCGGCGTTTCCACTGCCATTGTTGCAGGCGGTCCCGGAGCTGTCCTTTGGATGTGGTTGACGGGTATTTTTGGAATTGCAACGAAATATTCAGAAGCGCTTCTTTCTGTAAAATACCGTGTGCACACCGAATCGGGATATGCCGGTGGACCGATGTATGTTCTCGAGAGAGGTTTGAAGATGAAGTGGCTCGGAGTAATCTTCGCAGCCCTGACAGCAATTGCAGCATTTGGTATCGGAAACATGGTTCAGGCAAACTCAATAGCCCATCTAAGCAGTGACACACTTGGAATCAATCCACACATCGCAGGTGTTGTGATGGCGTTGTTTACTGCACTCGTGATCCTCGGAGGAATCAAATCGATTGCGAAAGTTTGCGAAGCACTTGTTCCTTTCATGGCGATTATCTACATCATCGGATGTGTCACCTTACTCATCGTCAATTTTTCCACACTTGGTGATACCTTCATCAATATTTTTGAATCAGCATTTACAGGAAATGCCGCCATTGGTGGTTTTGCAGGCGCAGCCATGAAAGAGGTGGTAAAAGCCGGTATTTCAAGAGGACTTTTCAGCAACGAATCCGGACTTGGAAGTGCGCCAATTGTAGCTGCCGCAGCCCAGACAAGGAACCCGGTTCGACAGGCTTTGGTCTCCTCCACAGGTACATTCTGGGATACTGTTGTAGTTTGTGCTCTTACAGGACTGGTTGTCGTAAACAGCGGGTTCTGGACAGAAAAGGGACTCAACGGCTCGGCACTCACAAGCGAAGCCTTTGGTCATGTCGGGATTATCGGTCCGATTTTTCTAACATTTTCACTTTTGACCTTTGTTTTTTCAACCATTCTCGGCTGGTCATATTACGGTGAAAAGGCCGCCGAATACCTCTTCGGTGAAAAAATACTCCTCCCCTATCGAATCCTGTGGGTAATCTTCGTTTATGTCGGTTCCGTTCAGACCCTCGATCTCGTCTGGGATTTCGCCGATCTTGCCAACGGACTGATGGCAATTCCGAACATCATTTCCCTTATCATGCTGACGAAGATTCTGAAATCGGAGACGGAGAAATATATAAATGAGGTGGAGTAG
- a CDS encoding transglutaminase-like domain-containing protein has product MKIYKIILLPVIALIAICINSCALYEASPGRAHDKLLASWLSEPRYVETELRITIKNYKVLRGEELVKANREMKIPDNTPPSFRIWSSQPFEYINQRNVKFLGVSPEPDERWTDAENGNVIFYWDIAKRMKDGDSLVITRRFRYDLFNFTVPQDIQTTNAPDGMLDDAERYLVSEEFLELTDSIKAMSASIAGGENDPLKKARLFYDWMRGNMKYEWPVLARGAGEALKTCKGDCGQYSYLYIAFCRASNIPARLVSGFMLAPDTLSYHVWSEIQLPGLGWLPVDCTDKNGFLSLDNRRLVTSRGTNIPLPNVPEWATWKNSEAQNGKTDFMQMMTTVISGVKAEISSRRILHKYEK; this is encoded by the coding sequence ATGAAAATATACAAAATAATTCTTCTGCCTGTCATTGCTCTGATTGCCATCTGCATAAACTCCTGTGCACTGTATGAGGCATCGCCCGGTCGTGCCCATGACAAATTGCTTGCAAGCTGGTTGAGTGAACCCAGATATGTCGAAACCGAACTGAGAATCACCATTAAAAACTATAAGGTGTTGCGTGGAGAGGAGCTGGTAAAAGCAAACAGGGAGATGAAAATACCCGACAACACTCCTCCATCGTTCAGAATATGGAGTTCACAACCGTTCGAGTACATCAACCAAAGGAATGTTAAATTTCTTGGGGTTTCTCCCGAACCCGATGAGAGATGGACTGATGCAGAGAATGGAAATGTAATTTTCTACTGGGATATTGCAAAAAGAATGAAAGATGGTGATTCACTCGTAATTACACGGCGATTCAGATACGATTTATTTAATTTTACTGTTCCGCAGGATATCCAAACAACAAACGCACCCGATGGCATGCTTGACGACGCAGAAAGGTATCTTGTTTCCGAGGAGTTTCTTGAGTTGACAGACAGCATTAAGGCAATGTCTGCATCTATCGCCGGGGGCGAAAATGATCCGCTAAAAAAGGCAAGGCTTTTTTATGACTGGATGAGGGGTAACATGAAATATGAATGGCCAGTCCTCGCAAGAGGTGCCGGTGAGGCACTTAAAACCTGCAAAGGTGACTGTGGCCAGTACTCCTACCTCTATATTGCCTTTTGTCGTGCTTCAAACATTCCCGCAAGACTTGTCTCCGGTTTTATGCTGGCTCCCGATACTCTAAGCTATCATGTATGGTCGGAGATTCAACTGCCCGGTCTCGGCTGGCTGCCGGTTGACTGCACCGATAAAAACGGATTTCTATCCCTCGACAACAGACGGCTTGTCACTTCCAGGGGAACTAACATCCCTCTGCCAAATGTACCGGAATGGGCGACCTGGAAAAACAGCGAAGCCCAAAACGGGAAAACCGACTTCATGCAAATGATGACAACGGTTATCAGTGGAGTGAAAGCCGAGATCTCCTCCCGGCGAATTCTTCACAAATATGAAAAGTGA
- a CDS encoding sialate O-acetylesterase codes for MHQSIKNRNKLNILKPLAFMLVALLLSSCSNAQIQSGKLSLPAIFSNNMVLQRNSEITIWGNGAAGKTVDVKADWGQTANSVVTKEGKWSLKLKTPDAGGPHDLTIVSGYDSVSYKNVLIGEVWLCSGQSNMEMPLGGWQPLDTIFTAAVEIPKANYPNLRFFTVERTTSITPENDCKGSWSVCSPENASAFSATAFFFGKKLLNELNVPIGLIHSSWGGSPIEAWMGAKSLDKFPEYKEFLAGMAKSKEESEKLESWLEKLPQIDMRERTGAGRWENLHFQDAAFSAAGFDDSKWSIAEMPADWMKFGFGNFDGVIWFRTKIDIPANWLNKELTLSLGPIDDMDVTFVNGVKVGGYETEGHWQTERNYTIPAKLVNSKTLVIAVRVLDNMQGGGMYGRADNFRLSLVNTKESLSIAGTWRYLPVAEFRNPKFYLYSGINFNYTSRPEVTSEINFHSPTVLHNGMITPLAPFKIRGAIWYQGESNTYNAGRYNELFSAMVENWRTLWSDDFSFYFTQLAPYRYGEGTNSQLLREAQFRSMSVPKTGMAVTLDIGNIINIHPGNKKDVGERLALWALAKDYGRNIVYSGPVYKNFVTEQEKIILTFDHAEGIKLVPKNGNLNFQIAGTDKIFHEADAKVTGSTVVVSSPRVKAPVAVRYCWSDTSEATLFNGAGLPASSFRTDNWK; via the coding sequence ATGCACCAGTCAATTAAAAACCGTAACAAATTAAATATCCTGAAGCCACTTGCATTTATGCTGGTGGCTTTACTCCTCTCCTCATGCTCGAATGCACAGATTCAATCGGGCAAACTGTCCCTCCCGGCAATATTCTCCAACAATATGGTGTTGCAGAGAAACAGTGAGATCACGATTTGGGGAAATGGCGCCGCCGGGAAAACTGTCGATGTAAAAGCGGACTGGGGACAAACTGCGAACAGTGTTGTTACCAAAGAGGGAAAGTGGAGCCTGAAACTGAAAACCCCGGATGCGGGGGGTCCGCACGATTTGACAATTGTCAGCGGTTATGATTCAGTTTCTTACAAAAATGTATTAATCGGCGAAGTGTGGCTTTGCTCAGGTCAGTCAAATATGGAGATGCCTCTGGGTGGCTGGCAACCCCTCGATACCATTTTTACCGCCGCAGTTGAAATTCCAAAGGCTAACTACCCCAATCTCAGGTTTTTTACTGTCGAGAGAACCACTTCCATCACTCCTGAAAATGATTGTAAAGGCTCGTGGAGCGTCTGCTCTCCTGAAAATGCTTCTGCTTTCAGTGCGACGGCATTTTTCTTTGGTAAAAAATTATTGAATGAACTTAATGTCCCAATTGGATTGATTCACTCGAGTTGGGGTGGATCCCCGATTGAAGCATGGATGGGGGCAAAATCGCTCGATAAATTTCCCGAATATAAAGAATTTCTGGCAGGCATGGCAAAAAGCAAGGAAGAATCGGAAAAACTGGAATCGTGGTTAGAAAAACTCCCCCAAATCGACATGAGAGAGAGAACAGGTGCCGGGAGATGGGAAAATCTCCACTTTCAGGATGCTGCCTTTTCCGCAGCCGGCTTCGATGACTCAAAATGGTCCATTGCAGAGATGCCCGCAGACTGGATGAAATTTGGCTTTGGTAATTTTGACGGGGTGATATGGTTCAGAACCAAAATTGATATTCCTGCAAACTGGTTGAATAAGGAGCTTACTCTCTCCCTCGGTCCAATCGATGACATGGATGTAACATTCGTAAATGGAGTTAAGGTTGGAGGATATGAAACCGAAGGTCACTGGCAGACCGAAAGAAATTACACAATTCCTGCAAAATTGGTCAACTCGAAGACGCTCGTTATTGCTGTCCGGGTCCTTGACAATATGCAAGGAGGTGGAATGTACGGACGGGCTGACAATTTCCGTTTGTCGCTAGTAAATACCAAAGAATCCCTCTCAATCGCAGGGACATGGAGATATCTTCCTGTGGCTGAATTCCGGAATCCGAAATTTTATCTCTATTCGGGCATTAATTTTAATTACACTTCGAGACCTGAAGTGACATCAGAGATTAACTTTCACTCCCCGACTGTTCTCCACAATGGTATGATCACTCCACTGGCGCCCTTTAAAATCCGGGGAGCCATCTGGTATCAGGGGGAGTCGAACACTTACAATGCCGGTCGATACAACGAACTTTTTTCTGCCATGGTGGAAAACTGGCGAACCCTTTGGAGTGACGATTTTTCATTCTATTTTACGCAGCTTGCCCCTTACAGATACGGAGAGGGTACAAACTCCCAGCTCCTGAGAGAAGCACAATTTCGGTCGATGTCAGTACCAAAAACAGGGATGGCAGTAACACTCGATATCGGAAATATCATAAATATCCACCCCGGAAATAAAAAGGATGTTGGCGAACGGCTTGCACTCTGGGCACTCGCAAAAGATTACGGAAGAAATATCGTCTACTCTGGACCCGTCTACAAAAATTTTGTCACCGAACAGGAAAAAATAATCCTGACATTTGACCATGCGGAAGGGATAAAACTTGTCCCAAAAAACGGGAATCTGAACTTTCAAATAGCGGGAACCGACAAGATTTTCCATGAAGCGGATGCGAAAGTGACCGGATCAACGGTTGTTGTTTCATCACCCAGGGTTAAGGCACCTGTTGCCGTGCGGTATTGCTGGAGCGACACTTCCGAAGCAACACTCTTCAACGGAGCCGGTCTTCCGGCATCCTCTTTCAGAACGGACAACTGGAAGTGA
- a CDS encoding ATP-binding protein has protein sequence MKKRIYLTSDYETLIKNNGYYVDKTRFIPLLENYSNPNVFFLRPRRFGKSLLLSVLEHYYGIQYREDFNELFGEYYVGQPNQSTALKNTYHIFRFDFSGIDTENVDNLLPAFNNKVIGSIKIFAANYGFFSESELDSFFNQRTPADILSNFFPSLIYKGFSGKIFILIDEYDHFTNELLSFNIDHFREIVSQNGWVRKFYEVIKQFIGEGLIGRFFATGVTPVTLDSMTSGFNIAKNITTDPLYHKMAGFTEDEVRRLIEAVSSKELQFEPEKISDDIRKWYNGSKFSIDARERLYNPQMLLNFLNYLFNHGKYPPDMYDPSVSSDYSKIKKQLGILKPQESYNVITEIIENETICDELTQQYDFETGLERKDLISLLFYNGLLTMESGEGKLVTFVIPNYVSKIMYWEFIRKLMVEENVAGLGFVELMPVLDEMRFEGRVSKLIDYTSAIINTLSNRDLSGFRELNLKSILVTILSFSQIYRINSEFEINRKYVDLLLELQPDYKGKYSFILELKYLKLNESDKYEEIKRNGIEQLQNYLRLENLKKKENMKAWLILFLNDKGEAIEIK, from the coding sequence ATGAAGAAGCGAATATATTTAACCTCAGACTACGAAACTCTGATAAAAAATAACGGATACTATGTTGACAAAACAAGATTTATACCGTTGCTTGAGAATTACTCGAATCCGAATGTCTTTTTTTTAAGACCGAGAAGATTTGGTAAATCCTTGTTACTTTCTGTTTTGGAGCATTATTATGGAATTCAATACCGGGAGGATTTTAATGAGTTGTTTGGTGAATATTATGTTGGTCAGCCAAATCAATCCACTGCATTAAAAAACACTTACCATATTTTCAGATTTGATTTTTCCGGAATTGACACTGAAAATGTTGATAATCTCTTACCTGCATTCAATAATAAAGTGATCGGGAGCATTAAGATCTTTGCTGCCAATTATGGATTTTTTTCAGAATCGGAACTGGACTCCTTTTTTAATCAAAGAACTCCAGCTGATATTTTATCGAACTTTTTCCCTTCCTTGATTTATAAAGGATTTTCTGGTAAGATATTTATTCTAATAGATGAATACGACCATTTTACGAACGAACTGTTATCTTTTAATATCGATCATTTCAGAGAGATTGTAAGTCAAAACGGTTGGGTCCGGAAATTTTACGAAGTAATCAAACAATTTATAGGAGAAGGTCTGATCGGCCGGTTTTTTGCAACAGGCGTTACTCCTGTTACATTAGACAGCATGACAAGTGGATTCAATATTGCCAAAAACATCACGACCGACCCCTTATATCATAAAATGGCTGGCTTTACCGAAGATGAGGTTAGACGATTGATCGAAGCTGTTTCGAGTAAAGAACTACAATTTGAGCCGGAAAAAATCTCTGATGATATCCGCAAATGGTACAACGGAAGTAAATTCTCCATTGATGCCAGGGAAAGACTTTATAATCCACAGATGTTGTTAAATTTCCTGAATTATTTATTCAATCATGGTAAATATCCGCCTGATATGTACGATCCTTCCGTTTCCTCTGATTATTCTAAAATCAAGAAACAACTTGGGATTCTAAAGCCGCAAGAATCCTATAATGTAATCACTGAAATTATCGAAAACGAAACAATTTGCGACGAACTCACGCAACAATACGATTTTGAAACCGGTTTGGAGCGCAAGGATCTCATCTCTTTACTGTTTTACAACGGTTTATTGACTATGGAATCGGGAGAAGGGAAATTAGTAACATTCGTCATTCCAAATTATGTTTCCAAAATTATGTACTGGGAATTCATCAGGAAACTAATGGTGGAAGAAAATGTGGCGGGGTTGGGATTTGTAGAACTTATGCCTGTTCTAGATGAAATGCGTTTTGAAGGCAGAGTTTCTAAACTAATTGACTACACTTCGGCAATCATAAATACTCTTTCGAACCGTGACCTTAGCGGTTTTCGTGAATTGAACCTCAAATCCATACTTGTAACCATTCTCTCATTTTCACAAATTTACAGGATTAATAGTGAATTTGAGATCAACAGGAAATATGTCGATTTGCTACTTGAACTTCAACCTGATTACAAAGGAAAATACTCGTTCATTCTTGAACTTAAATATTTAAAACTGAATGAGTCTGATAAATATGAGGAGATCAAAAGAAACGGGATTGAGCAACTGCAAAATTATCTTAGACTTGAAAATCTCAAAAAGAAAGAAAACATGAAAGCGTGGCTTATCTTGTTTCTAAATGACAAGGGTGAGGCTATCGAAATAAAATAA
- a CDS encoding histidine kinase: MVLQNQFHGEIILFQKTSLFDNKYKIWLILFGVALFFGLSSTVSSFLYYIGNNQEFHWDVYLPQRLPSYFMWALFVPLIHSKVAKQFSHPGSVTEKVIKLTGWIILISVMHRLLAFISIGLIMENLGEILSTLFSNPKEIILPLISLSADSFMLTVIIGLTAGVIEYSRFIKQENVKQEEIKRRLVESQLQNLTGNLHPHFLFNALHGISMMIYKDPMLADKMISSLSDLLRSTFQNSEDQFITLKKEIEIGRNYLSIQKLRFGARIVETVELPGMGGDVMVPKFILLPLLENCIKHNVDITPESVEIGLKVAVSENDISIVVRNSRPVRKVKDPLPSGEGLKQIKARLEILYGENFKFNIKETDSEYIVEINVPVSKQ, from the coding sequence TTGGTTTTACAAAATCAGTTTCACGGAGAGATTATTCTATTTCAAAAAACAAGTCTGTTTGACAACAAATATAAAATCTGGCTCATCCTTTTTGGTGTAGCCCTCTTTTTTGGACTCTCATCAACGGTTTCCTCTTTCCTTTATTACATAGGAAACAATCAGGAATTCCATTGGGATGTGTATCTGCCACAAAGATTGCCGAGCTATTTCATGTGGGCTCTGTTCGTCCCGTTGATCCACTCGAAGGTTGCAAAACAGTTCAGTCATCCCGGTTCGGTTACGGAGAAGGTAATCAAACTTACGGGGTGGATAATTCTGATTTCGGTTATGCACCGTCTCCTGGCGTTCATTTCAATTGGTCTGATAATGGAAAATCTTGGCGAGATTCTTTCCACCCTTTTTTCAAATCCAAAAGAGATAATTTTACCTCTGATTTCCCTTTCTGCCGACAGTTTCATGCTTACCGTGATCATTGGTCTGACCGCCGGTGTGATCGAATACTCCCGGTTTATCAAGCAGGAAAATGTGAAACAGGAAGAGATAAAAAGAAGACTCGTCGAGTCACAACTGCAGAATCTGACGGGGAATCTTCATCCCCATTTCCTCTTTAATGCCCTTCACGGCATCTCGATGATGATTTACAAAGACCCCATGCTCGCCGATAAAATGATCTCATCCCTAAGTGATTTGCTAAGAAGCACATTCCAGAACTCCGAGGATCAGTTTATCACCCTGAAAAAAGAGATCGAGATCGGAAGAAATTATCTTTCCATTCAAAAGCTTAGATTTGGCGCCAGGATAGTTGAGACCGTTGAACTCCCGGGAATGGGTGGAGATGTGATGGTACCAAAATTTATTCTTCTGCCTCTTCTGGAAAACTGTATCAAACATAATGTCGATATCACCCCGGAATCTGTTGAAATTGGTTTAAAAGTGGCGGTTTCAGAGAATGATATTTCGATTGTGGTAAGAAACAGCAGACCTGTCAGGAAAGTAAAAGATCCCCTCCCCTCGGGTGAAGGATTAAAACAGATAAAAGCACGACTGGAAATTCTTTACGGGGAAAATTTCAAATTCAATATAAAAGAGACTGATTCCGAATATATCGTCGAAATAAATGTGCCTGTTTCAAAGCAATGA
- a CDS encoding FG-GAP-like repeat-containing protein: MRYAIIFLIFLSFALNAQRFIKITEGAIVNDGGDSRSVNWIDHDRDGDLDLFVSNGKNGGQNNFFYQNNGDGTFTKIDSIVITKDNSPSVGASWGDFDNDGYPDLFVSTWYNKINYLYKNNGDGTYTQLSSSAVMTDLTYSETGTWGDYNKDGFLDLYVTNSAGNTRNLLYKNNGNGSFTKQPQTGFLTDQFFSRNADFIEYNGDFLPDLFVVNEGSQNENLYTNLGNGSFSRTGNAPLLNNGGSSISSNYEDVDNDGDMDIFISNAEGGRNWLLLNDGNNNFTKVAEPFNTDVANSFSSVFGDIDNDGDLDLFVSNAFNADNTPMTNYLYINHGNAIFVRDTVTLSEQKGWTYGAAFADYNKDGWLDLFTANCFGANQNNSLYRNSGGSNNWIMIDLEGIRSNRSGIGAVVKLKVTEHGTPRWMTRRVSAQSGHCSQNMQLHFGLGTATTIDSVVIMWSSGIVQFVNGLLPGSFNRIVEDTTLTGINPETDYSNIHGFNLMQNYPNPFNPETRISFTTSNAGTVTLKVYDILGNIVKELINEYRHAGQHSVTLNAEGLSSGIYLYELTSNGNRSVKKLSVLK; this comes from the coding sequence ATGAGATATGCGATTATTTTCCTGATCTTCCTCTCTTTTGCGTTAAATGCGCAAAGATTTATTAAAATTACCGAAGGTGCCATCGTGAACGACGGAGGCGATTCCCGTTCTGTCAACTGGATTGATCACGACAGGGACGGAGACCTCGATCTTTTTGTGAGTAACGGAAAGAACGGTGGACAAAACAATTTTTTCTACCAAAACAACGGCGACGGTACCTTCACCAAAATTGATTCCATAGTGATCACAAAAGACAATTCCCCCTCAGTTGGTGCATCGTGGGGAGACTTCGATAATGACGGTTACCCCGATCTGTTTGTCTCCACATGGTACAACAAAATTAATTACCTTTACAAAAACAACGGAGACGGCACTTACACCCAACTTTCATCATCTGCCGTGATGACTGATCTGACATACTCCGAAACAGGAACATGGGGAGACTACAACAAAGACGGCTTTCTCGACCTCTATGTAACTAACAGTGCAGGCAACACACGAAACCTGCTCTACAAAAACAATGGAAATGGCTCATTTACAAAACAGCCTCAAACGGGTTTCCTGACCGACCAGTTTTTTTCAAGAAATGCCGATTTCATTGAATACAATGGGGATTTCCTTCCTGATCTCTTTGTCGTGAATGAAGGGAGTCAGAACGAGAATCTCTATACAAATCTCGGAAACGGTTCATTCAGCAGAACTGGCAATGCCCCCCTTCTGAATAACGGGGGAAGCTCCATCAGTTCAAATTATGAAGATGTGGACAACGATGGTGACATGGACATTTTCATTTCCAATGCCGAAGGCGGAAGAAACTGGCTTCTCCTGAATGACGGAAACAACAATTTTACCAAAGTTGCAGAACCTTTCAATACTGATGTTGCAAATTCTTTTTCAAGCGTTTTTGGGGACATCGATAATGACGGCGACCTCGATCTGTTTGTTTCGAATGCTTTTAATGCAGACAACACGCCAATGACAAATTATCTCTACATCAATCATGGAAACGCAATTTTCGTTCGTGATACAGTGACTCTGTCGGAACAAAAAGGATGGACTTACGGTGCAGCATTTGCCGACTATAACAAGGACGGCTGGCTCGATCTCTTTACCGCAAACTGTTTCGGAGCAAATCAGAATAATTCCCTCTATCGAAATTCAGGTGGTTCAAATAATTGGATAATGATTGATCTGGAGGGTATTAGGAGCAACCGAAGTGGAATTGGAGCGGTCGTAAAGCTCAAAGTGACTGAACACGGGACTCCCCGCTGGATGACACGACGGGTATCTGCACAATCGGGACATTGCAGTCAAAACATGCAATTGCATTTTGGGCTCGGGACAGCCACCACTATCGATTCAGTTGTCATCATGTGGAGTTCGGGGATTGTTCAGTTCGTAAATGGTCTTCTGCCCGGCTCATTCAACAGGATTGTCGAGGACACAACACTGACCGGTATAAATCCCGAGACAGATTATTCCAACATTCATGGTTTTAACCTGATGCAGAACTACCCCAATCCATTTAATCCGGAGACAAGGATTTCATTTACAACTTCAAATGCAGGTACAGTAACACTTAAAGTGTACGATATCCTCGGAAACATAGTAAAAGAGCTGATCAACGAATACAGACACGCGGGTCAGCACAGTGTAACTCTGAATGCGGAGGGGTTGAGTTCGGGAATATATCTTTATGAACTGACATCCAATGGCAACAGAAGCGTAAAGAAGCTCTCAGTGCTGAAATAA